One genomic segment of bacterium includes these proteins:
- a CDS encoding UDP-glucuronic acid decarboxylase family protein: protein MEEKKSKRILVTGGAGFLGSHLCDRLVAQGHSVLCVDNFHTGSRRNLAQHTLNPQLKVMQHDIVWPLHVRVDEIYNLACPASPVHYQQDPVHTVKTNVYGAINLLGLAKRTGAKILQASTSEVYGDPKVHPQREDYWGHVNPTGVRSCYDEGKRCAETLFFDYHRRYAVRVKVARIFNTYGPRMQVDDGRVVSNFIVQALSGMPITIYGDGSQTRSFCYVSDMIEAFLKLMESPDDFCGPVNLGNPHELTVLELAEKILDMTGSKSPIVFKPLPSDDPCLRRPDITLAKEKLGWEPKVRLEEGLLNTIEYFDSLLRKGRRQLQPSQIAVAAMQG, encoded by the coding sequence ATGGAAGAGAAAAAAAGCAAGAGAATTTTGGTTACTGGCGGAGCTGGTTTCTTGGGTTCTCATCTTTGTGACAGGCTTGTTGCCCAAGGGCATTCTGTGCTTTGCGTGGATAACTTCCACACGGGAAGCAGAAGGAATCTGGCCCAGCACACTTTGAACCCGCAGCTAAAGGTGATGCAGCACGATATAGTCTGGCCTTTGCACGTCCGGGTGGACGAGATTTACAACCTGGCCTGCCCGGCCTCCCCAGTTCATTACCAGCAAGACCCGGTCCATACGGTGAAGACAAACGTATACGGTGCCATCAATCTGTTGGGCCTGGCCAAGCGGACAGGAGCAAAGATTCTCCAGGCCTCTACCAGCGAGGTTTACGGAGATCCAAAGGTGCATCCCCAAAGGGAGGATTACTGGGGACACGTGAATCCCACGGGAGTCCGATCCTGCTATGACGAGGGGAAGCGATGTGCTGAGACTTTGTTCTTCGATTATCATCGGCGCTATGCGGTCCGTGTGAAGGTGGCCAGAATATTCAATACCTACGGCCCTCGGATGCAGGTGGATGACGGTCGGGTGGTCTCCAACTTCATAGTTCAGGCCCTCTCTGGTATGCCCATAACGATCTATGGAGACGGTAGCCAAACCCGCTCCTTCTGTTATGTCTCGGACATGATCGAGGCCTTCCTCAAGCTCATGGAAAGCCCTGATGATTTCTGCGGGCCCGTGAATTTGGGTAACCCTCATGAATTGACGGTGCTGGAGCTGGCGGAAAAGATCCTGGACATGACGGGGTCCAAGTCCCCCATAGTTTTCAAACCCTTGCCTAGTGACGATCCCTGCTTGAGAAGGCCGGATATAACCCTGGCCAAGGAAAAGCTGGGATGGGAGCCCAAGGTCCGCCTGGAAGAAGGGCTTCTGAACACCATAGAGTACTTTGACTCCCTTCTGCGAAAAGGCCGGCGTCAGCTTCAGCCAAGCCAAATTGCAGTGGCAGCCATGCAAGGTTGA
- a CDS encoding DUF4301 family protein, translating to MSLQIQKWSLPMKPETQSPFSEKDKVQIRDHGLLEEQVMAQLDLFLNPPAPVRLLRPCKVGDGIKRLDPSHAAELAQIHLREAAKGRCMKFVPASGSASRMFSGLLALRKDGVVSLEEVKERAREGDPNSVQAVEFLGQLERFPFYSQLKDSMARAGLDLKALLAQERIGELLEALLSPLQLGYEDLPKALVPFHSYGEEVRTSLEEHLVEAASYVADARGFCRIHFTVSPPHLERFQQALENARKRYEELLGVRFQIQVSIQDPSTDTLAVDMENRPFRDKEGRLLFRPGGHGALLRNLQDTGGEIVFIKNIDNVPHERFMEESLFWKRVLGGCLIRYQEEIAHIIRRLASPRPEERFIRKAMEFAQGVLCLGLPSRKELGSRLEACARLRQWLDRPLRVCAMVENQAEPGGGPFWVSTLPGECALQIVESVEVDLSDEAQRSIWLSSTHFNPVDMVCMLRDAQGNPFDLRLFADTSRVLITKKSSGGRELKALEHPGLWNGGMARWNTIFVEVPVTTFQPVKTVNDLLRPGHQPSP from the coding sequence ATGAGCCTGCAAATCCAGAAATGGAGCCTGCCCATGAAACCCGAGACACAAAGCCCTTTCTCAGAAAAAGATAAAGTGCAGATAAGAGATCACGGCCTCCTGGAGGAGCAGGTCATGGCCCAGCTGGATCTTTTCTTGAATCCACCGGCTCCTGTTAGGCTCTTGAGGCCCTGCAAGGTGGGTGATGGAATAAAACGCTTGGACCCTTCCCATGCGGCCGAGCTGGCCCAAATACATTTGCGTGAAGCCGCAAAGGGCAGATGCATGAAATTTGTCCCGGCCTCAGGCTCTGCTAGCCGGATGTTCAGTGGGCTCCTGGCCCTCAGAAAAGATGGCGTGGTCTCCTTGGAAGAAGTGAAAGAGCGCGCCCGTGAGGGTGATCCCAATTCAGTGCAGGCCGTGGAATTCCTGGGCCAGTTGGAGAGATTTCCTTTTTACTCTCAGCTAAAAGACTCTATGGCCCGCGCCGGCTTGGACCTCAAGGCTCTTTTGGCCCAAGAACGCATAGGAGAGCTTCTAGAGGCATTGCTCAGCCCTCTTCAACTGGGTTACGAGGACCTGCCTAAGGCCCTGGTGCCCTTTCATAGTTACGGTGAGGAGGTAAGGACTTCTTTAGAAGAACACCTTGTGGAGGCAGCCTCGTATGTGGCGGATGCCAGGGGATTTTGCAGGATCCATTTCACTGTGTCCCCCCCTCACCTGGAGCGCTTCCAACAGGCTCTGGAAAATGCAAGGAAAAGATACGAGGAGCTCTTAGGTGTGAGATTCCAGATACAGGTCTCAATTCAGGATCCATCCACAGACACACTAGCAGTGGACATGGAAAACCGTCCCTTCAGGGACAAAGAGGGGCGCCTTCTGTTCAGGCCGGGTGGACACGGGGCATTGCTGAGGAACCTGCAGGACACAGGAGGGGAAATCGTGTTCATCAAGAACATCGATAATGTGCCCCATGAAAGATTCATGGAGGAGAGCCTGTTCTGGAAGCGGGTCCTGGGTGGTTGCCTCATAAGATATCAGGAAGAAATCGCTCACATCATAAGGAGGCTGGCTTCTCCCCGCCCTGAGGAGCGCTTCATAAGAAAAGCCATGGAGTTTGCCCAAGGCGTCTTGTGTCTGGGCCTGCCTTCAAGAAAAGAGTTGGGAAGCAGGCTGGAGGCCTGTGCAAGGCTCAGGCAATGGTTGGATCGCCCCTTGAGGGTATGCGCAATGGTGGAGAATCAGGCAGAACCGGGTGGAGGCCCGTTTTGGGTTAGCACCCTGCCCGGGGAGTGCGCCCTTCAAATCGTAGAGAGTGTGGAGGTGGATCTCTCGGATGAGGCTCAACGCTCTATCTGGCTTTCTTCCACCCACTTCAATCCTGTGGACATGGTGTGCATGTTGAGGGATGCACAGGGTAACCCCTTCGATTTGAGGCTTTTTGCGGATACCTCCAGGGTGCTCATAACAAAGAAATCCAGCGGAGGCAGGGAACTCAAGGCACTGGAGCATCCAGGTCTTTGGAACGGCGGCATGGCCCGCTGGAACACGATTTTCGTGGAGGTGCCTGTGACCACTTTTCAGCCCGTCAAGACCGTCAACGATCTGCTTAGGCCTGGACACCAACCAAGCCCATGA
- a CDS encoding sigma-54 dependent transcriptional regulator: MKHILFASQDQSAGDIIRNSFRGEYRVETASSREACFEPSRRRRYEFIFIDVGFLREAIGSDGFNDYKAALQPFWQEFPNAELIVMAPQEMIREAVMAVKAGASNYVTYPIDPDEIRYVKDSVQKSIRLQSELNYLRDKFWQAESLEVVQTRSAAMKKVFEKVQSVAPTKSTVLLAGETGTGKGVLANIIHRHSNRREKQFISVHCGAIPDTLLESELFGHEKGAFTGAVRRKLGKFEIAHGGTLFLDEVGTITPSAQIKLLQVLQDKTFQRVGGEENIEVDVRIIAATNTDLVKMCEEGLFRSDLYYRLSVFPIEIPPLRERKEDIPVLVEVFLRRLNRFNTKEIHGVHPEVMKALEQYHWPGNIRELENLIERAYILETSNMLTPESFPSELFTNQAETQELARVDTSRTLEEVRRKALEEVERKYLSELLRLNSGRIGPTAQKAGIGVRQLHKLMRKYGLRKEDFRSRTS; encoded by the coding sequence ATGAAACACATCCTTTTTGCCTCTCAGGATCAATCTGCCGGCGACATCATAAGAAATTCCTTTCGCGGCGAGTACAGGGTTGAGACAGCATCCAGCCGGGAAGCTTGCTTCGAGCCTTCCAGGAGAAGACGCTACGAATTTATTTTCATAGATGTGGGATTTTTGAGAGAAGCCATCGGCTCTGATGGCTTCAATGATTACAAAGCAGCGCTTCAACCATTCTGGCAGGAGTTCCCCAACGCAGAGTTGATAGTGATGGCCCCCCAGGAGATGATCCGGGAGGCTGTCATGGCAGTTAAGGCCGGCGCCAGCAATTATGTGACCTATCCCATAGATCCCGATGAAATTCGCTATGTCAAGGATTCGGTCCAAAAATCAATTCGCTTACAGTCGGAACTCAACTACTTGAGGGATAAGTTCTGGCAGGCTGAATCTCTTGAGGTGGTACAGACCAGAAGCGCGGCCATGAAGAAAGTATTTGAGAAGGTGCAGTCAGTTGCTCCCACCAAGAGCACGGTTCTTCTGGCCGGCGAGACCGGGACAGGCAAAGGGGTTTTGGCCAACATCATCCACAGGCACAGCAACAGACGGGAAAAGCAGTTCATAAGCGTGCACTGCGGGGCCATCCCGGATACCCTCTTGGAAAGCGAGCTGTTCGGCCATGAAAAAGGGGCTTTTACAGGAGCGGTGCGAAGGAAGCTGGGAAAGTTCGAGATCGCTCATGGCGGCACCCTGTTTTTGGACGAGGTGGGGACCATAACTCCCTCGGCCCAGATCAAGCTCCTCCAAGTGCTCCAGGACAAGACCTTCCAGAGGGTGGGAGGGGAAGAAAATATCGAGGTGGATGTGCGCATAATTGCGGCCACCAACACGGACCTGGTCAAGATGTGTGAAGAAGGGCTCTTCAGAAGCGATCTTTATTACAGGCTGAGCGTATTTCCCATAGAAATTCCCCCTCTTCGAGAACGTAAGGAGGACATCCCGGTTCTGGTGGAAGTCTTCCTGAGGAGGTTGAACAGATTCAACACCAAGGAAATCCACGGGGTTCATCCAGAAGTGATGAAGGCCCTGGAGCAATATCACTGGCCCGGAAACATAAGAGAGCTGGAGAACCTGATAGAAAGGGCCTACATATTGGAAACTTCCAACATGCTCACCCCAGAGAGCTTCCCCAGCGAGCTGTTCACCAATCAGGCCGAAACCCAGGAACTGGCTCGGGTGGACACATCCAGGACTCTGGAAGAAGTGAGGCGCAAGGCCTTGGAAGAGGTGGAACGAAAGTACCTAAGCGAGCTTCTGCGCCTTAATTCAGGACGCATCGGGCCCACTGCCCAAAAGGCTGGCATAGGAGTGCGCCAGCTTCATAAGCTCATGCGCAAGTACGGACTAAGAAAAGAGGACTTCAGATCACGCACATCCTGA
- a CDS encoding Lpp/OprI family alanine-zipper lipoprotein, with translation MARRNAGLFWVVLVMVGLGFGLMGCATTEQLKAVDDKVTAAGAKADKALSEAQAAKSQATAAASQAEAAAKKAEAAQAKAEAAASSAERSAKAADDAAKKCEAIFMKKMKK, from the coding sequence ATGGCGAGGAGAAATGCTGGGTTGTTCTGGGTGGTTCTGGTTATGGTGGGTTTGGGCTTCGGATTGATGGGTTGCGCCACGACCGAACAGCTCAAGGCAGTGGATGACAAGGTGACAGCAGCCGGTGCCAAGGCTGACAAAGCCCTTAGCGAGGCCCAGGCTGCCAAGAGCCAGGCTACTGCAGCGGCCAGCCAGGCTGAGGCTGCGGCAAAAAAAGCTGAGGCAGCTCAGGCCAAGGCAGAGGCAGCGGCCAGCTCTGCCGAGCGTTCGGCCAAGGCAGCAGACGATGCAGCTAAGAAATGCGAAGCCATCTTCATGAAAAAGATGAAGAAGTAG
- a CDS encoding KamA family radical SAM protein: MEKEVLFTEDLEPPGRVAGGAELHETGCFSTESNHFFLSDSSSQLSLLDSPRWSQRFVATERSRWFRKKFFPQASLSDWNDWHWQISNRILKPAQLEQILRLSPEERRAFKAGGDSLPMAITPYYASLLDPQDPSQALRRTVVPTFWEQKHSPGEAADPLEEDRDSPVKGLVHRYPDRVLFLVTNFCSTYCRYCTRSRMVGHAAMGAINRDQWERALSYIEQTPSVRDVLLSGGDALTLPDEALEWLLGRLSRIPHVEFLRLGTKVPVVLPQRITHSLLRVLKRFHPLWMSIHFTHPEELTPETAQACQRLADAGLPLGSQTVLLRGVNDDLMTMRNLFHGLLRMRVKPYYLYQCDPILGSAHFRTPVSKGLEIIAGLRGHTTGYAVPTYVIDAPGGGGKIPLLPEYLVGRDGDDLILKNYKGLTYRYPDPLPQKEFGLGRPQDRFQRP; encoded by the coding sequence ATGGAGAAAGAGGTGCTGTTCACGGAGGATTTAGAGCCTCCGGGCAGGGTGGCCGGAGGCGCAGAGCTTCATGAAACAGGTTGTTTCTCCACTGAATCCAACCACTTCTTCCTTTCGGATTCTTCTTCGCAACTTTCCCTTCTGGATTCTCCTCGGTGGTCTCAGAGATTCGTTGCAACTGAACGTAGCAGGTGGTTCAGGAAGAAGTTTTTTCCCCAAGCTAGCCTCTCAGATTGGAACGACTGGCATTGGCAGATAAGTAACCGAATCCTGAAACCGGCTCAGCTGGAACAGATCCTGAGGCTAAGCCCTGAGGAAAGAAGGGCCTTCAAAGCCGGGGGGGATTCACTTCCCATGGCTATAACCCCTTATTATGCAAGTCTCTTGGATCCCCAGGACCCCAGCCAGGCTCTCAGGCGCACGGTGGTTCCCACCTTTTGGGAGCAAAAGCATTCCCCAGGGGAGGCTGCAGATCCCCTGGAAGAGGATCGTGACAGCCCTGTCAAAGGATTGGTCCACCGTTACCCAGACAGGGTTTTGTTCCTGGTCACCAACTTCTGTTCCACTTATTGCCGGTACTGCACCAGATCCCGAATGGTGGGGCACGCCGCCATGGGAGCCATAAACCGGGATCAATGGGAAAGGGCTCTGTCTTACATAGAACAGACCCCCAGTGTAAGGGATGTGCTTCTCTCTGGTGGAGACGCCCTTACTCTGCCCGACGAGGCTCTGGAATGGCTGCTGGGGAGGCTCTCCCGGATTCCCCATGTGGAGTTTCTGCGGCTGGGCACAAAGGTACCGGTGGTGCTGCCTCAAAGAATCACCCACTCCCTGCTTAGAGTTCTCAAGAGATTTCACCCCCTATGGATGAGCATCCATTTCACCCATCCAGAAGAACTGACCCCTGAGACAGCCCAGGCCTGCCAGAGGCTGGCAGACGCCGGACTCCCCTTGGGAAGCCAGACAGTGCTTCTTAGGGGAGTAAACGACGATCTGATGACCATGAGGAATCTTTTCCATGGTCTGTTGCGCATGAGAGTCAAGCCTTACTATCTCTACCAGTGCGACCCTATCCTGGGTTCCGCCCACTTCCGCACTCCTGTTTCCAAGGGTCTTGAAATCATAGCCGGCTTGAGGGGACACACCACAGGTTACGCGGTGCCCACCTACGTGATAGACGCCCCCGGAGGGGGAGGCAAGATCCCCCTTCTCCCAGAGTACCTGGTGGGAAGGGACGGTGACGATCTGATCCTCAAGAATTACAAGGGACTCACTTACAGGTACCCGGATCCCCTTCCCCAAAAAGAATTCGGCCTGGGCCGGCCTCAAGACCGCTTTCAAAGGCCATGA
- a CDS encoding D-alanine--D-alanine ligase, which translates to MKIGITYDLREQYLALGYGEEETAEFDQPQTIQAIQETLQELGHFVKSIGNAQSLMAHLLAGERWDLVFNIAEGLRGFGREALVPALLEAYDIPYTFSDPLVLTVTLHKPTAKRLVRDLGLPTPEFCVVESAEEIGSVQLPYPLFLKPVAEGTGKGITESSCVGSPQELQREALRLLTRFSQPVLVESFLPGREFTVGILGTGKNARVLGVMEVVLLEGAEVGAYSYKNKEQCERFVQYRKAEGAKACEAADLALCAWRGLGCRDAGRVDLREGPDGRIQFLEVNPLAGLHPHHSDLPILCKMHDISYKELIGAIVESALSRTHISS; encoded by the coding sequence ATGAAGATCGGCATCACCTACGACCTCAGAGAGCAATACCTGGCCCTCGGCTATGGTGAGGAGGAGACAGCGGAGTTCGACCAGCCCCAGACCATCCAGGCCATCCAGGAGACCCTCCAAGAGCTGGGTCATTTTGTCAAAAGCATAGGCAATGCCCAAAGCCTGATGGCCCATCTTCTGGCCGGAGAACGCTGGGATCTGGTTTTCAACATAGCCGAAGGACTTCGCGGTTTTGGCCGGGAGGCGCTGGTGCCCGCCCTCCTGGAAGCTTACGACATCCCATATACTTTCTCAGACCCCTTGGTCCTGACGGTGACACTTCACAAGCCCACTGCCAAGAGGCTGGTGAGGGATCTGGGATTGCCCACACCTGAGTTTTGTGTTGTGGAGAGTGCAGAAGAAATAGGATCTGTCCAGCTTCCATATCCTCTCTTTCTCAAGCCTGTTGCAGAGGGCACTGGCAAGGGTATCACAGAGAGTTCCTGCGTTGGTTCGCCACAGGAACTCCAGAGGGAGGCATTGAGGCTGCTGACCAGATTTTCTCAGCCGGTCTTGGTAGAGAGCTTTCTGCCAGGAAGGGAATTCACCGTGGGAATCTTGGGAACCGGCAAGAATGCAAGGGTGTTGGGAGTCATGGAGGTGGTTCTACTCGAAGGAGCCGAGGTGGGAGCTTACTCCTACAAGAACAAAGAGCAATGCGAGCGCTTCGTGCAATACAGGAAGGCAGAAGGGGCCAAGGCCTGCGAAGCGGCAGATTTGGCCCTCTGTGCCTGGAGAGGGCTAGGTTGCCGCGATGCGGGCAGGGTGGATCTGCGCGAAGGACCAGACGGCCGCATCCAGTTCCTGGAGGTAAACCCTCTGGCAGGCCTCCATCCACACCATTCAGACCTGCCCATTCTCTGTAAAATGCACGACATCTCTTACAAAGAGCTCATTGGAGCCATTGTGGAATCGGCATTGAGTAGAACACACATCAGCTCATGA
- a CDS encoding GNAT family N-acetyltransferase, producing MRPLIVSCAKASGAAPDELDDLLQVQTVRAALWELGYDPRLFWFTLDLKAAQSELKRLCPPFVFNLLEGLDGKGSLIHLGPAILDALGLTYTGCSAESLLLCSNKLLAKRLLRMAGLRTPDWVEKKELGRNTPKSSALILKSVWEHASAGLDEDSLVMAQDCESLEAHLARKAQAMGTEVFAEQYIEGREFNVSLLEGSSGPEVLPVAEILFQDYEESRPRIVCYKAKWDPESFQYHHTPRSFDFPDRERLVPILGELALRCWSLFSLRGYARVDIRLDCEGRPWILEVNPNPCISPDAGFMAAASQAGLGATEVVARILEASGIPRKPLHTRAKPRKSPDEVLFGQVKLRQEVLPQDVASVRSIVVSAGIFSQQEVDVAVELVQEALFSGPSSGYHFLFAEKEGRTIGYACYGPIACTASSFDLYWIAVEKSFQGEGTGNTLLSQVENLVVQQGGTRLYVETSSRAEYEPSMRFYTSRGYVREASLENFYSEGDHKLILVKELV from the coding sequence ATGAGGCCGCTGATAGTAAGTTGTGCCAAGGCCAGTGGGGCGGCCCCTGACGAGCTGGATGACCTGCTACAGGTCCAGACCGTTCGGGCAGCCCTTTGGGAACTGGGATATGACCCAAGGCTTTTTTGGTTCACCCTTGACCTGAAAGCTGCTCAATCAGAACTGAAAAGACTCTGTCCGCCTTTTGTTTTCAACCTGCTGGAAGGCTTAGATGGCAAGGGTAGTCTCATACACCTGGGCCCCGCGATTCTGGATGCCTTGGGGCTTACTTACACTGGTTGCTCTGCAGAGTCTCTTCTGCTTTGTTCCAATAAGCTTCTGGCCAAGAGGCTTCTCAGGATGGCAGGCCTTAGAACCCCTGATTGGGTGGAAAAAAAAGAGCTTGGCCGCAACACCCCCAAGAGTTCCGCCTTGATTCTGAAGTCCGTGTGGGAGCATGCATCAGCCGGTCTGGATGAGGACTCCCTCGTCATGGCCCAGGACTGCGAATCTTTGGAAGCACATCTGGCAAGAAAAGCCCAGGCCATGGGAACGGAGGTTTTTGCAGAGCAATACATTGAAGGAAGGGAATTCAATGTTTCCCTCCTGGAGGGCTCATCAGGCCCAGAGGTGCTCCCGGTGGCCGAAATACTATTTCAGGACTATGAGGAATCCAGGCCAAGGATCGTATGCTACAAAGCCAAGTGGGACCCTGAGTCCTTTCAGTACCATCACACCCCACGCAGCTTCGATTTCCCTGACAGAGAAAGGTTGGTGCCCATTCTTGGGGAACTTGCCTTGAGATGTTGGAGTCTTTTCAGTCTGAGGGGATATGCCAGGGTGGATATCAGGCTGGATTGTGAGGGCAGGCCATGGATCTTGGAGGTAAACCCCAATCCCTGCATATCTCCGGATGCTGGATTCATGGCTGCAGCCAGCCAAGCCGGCCTGGGTGCCACCGAGGTGGTGGCCAGGATTCTTGAAGCCTCGGGCATTCCCAGAAAACCCCTCCACACTCGTGCCAAGCCAAGAAAGTCCCCAGATGAGGTGCTCTTTGGACAAGTGAAACTTCGCCAGGAGGTGCTTCCACAAGATGTGGCCTCGGTCAGAAGCATAGTTGTTTCCGCAGGCATTTTCAGCCAGCAGGAAGTGGATGTGGCAGTGGAGCTTGTGCAAGAAGCTCTCTTCAGCGGGCCCAGCAGTGGTTATCACTTTTTATTTGCAGAAAAAGAGGGCCGCACCATAGGCTATGCCTGTTACGGGCCCATTGCCTGCACCGCCTCTAGTTTTGATCTTTACTGGATAGCCGTAGAGAAGAGCTTTCAGGGAGAAGGCACAGGGAACACCTTGCTCTCCCAGGTGGAAAACCTCGTGGTCCAACAAGGCGGCACGCGACTCTATGTGGAGACCTCCTCCAGGGCTGAGTACGAGCCCAGCATGCGTTTTTACACCAGCCGTGGATATGTGCGGGAGGCCTCCTTGGAGAACTTCTACTCAGAAGGAGACCACAAGCTCATCCTAGTCAAAGAGCTGGTGTGA
- a CDS encoding 4Fe-4S dicluster domain-containing protein → MARTHRPRLHREGCKLCQMCRYLCPDMAIRMEESGGYMAIDLRYCKGCGVCAAFCPEGVIEMVREDQGERFSGEGSSGSLRSA, encoded by the coding sequence TTGGCAAGGACTCATAGACCTCGACTCCACAGGGAAGGCTGCAAGCTCTGCCAGATGTGCAGATATCTGTGTCCGGACATGGCCATCAGGATGGAGGAGTCGGGTGGATACATGGCAATAGATCTTCGTTACTGCAAAGGCTGCGGGGTGTGTGCAGCATTTTGTCCGGAAGGCGTGATAGAAATGGTCAGAGAGGATCAGGGGGAAAGGTTTTCAGGGGAAGGTAGCTCAGGCTCCTTGAGATCTGCATGA
- a CDS encoding 2-oxoacid:acceptor oxidoreductase family protein translates to MADMVQVCFGGLGGQGIVLMGTILGGAAVREGFWAAGSNSYGAQARGSACRAEVVVSLKPLDFPKLIRADLLVALSQEAYQKFLPELKQDGLVIHDSPNVQPQGESSAMHLGIQGTELALKSLGSTQALNMIFLGALAGLTRLVSLGALVDTAREGVSQRFREMNQKALEQGFSLGAKAREQWEKNRKEWLEDFRVG, encoded by the coding sequence ATGGCTGATATGGTACAGGTTTGTTTCGGCGGTTTGGGGGGCCAGGGGATTGTGCTCATGGGCACTATCTTGGGCGGTGCTGCTGTCAGAGAAGGTTTCTGGGCTGCTGGGTCCAACTCCTATGGGGCTCAGGCAAGGGGTTCGGCCTGCAGGGCAGAGGTGGTTGTTTCACTCAAACCTCTGGATTTTCCGAAACTCATAAGAGCAGATTTATTGGTGGCCTTGTCGCAGGAGGCTTACCAGAAATTCTTACCCGAGCTTAAGCAGGACGGCCTGGTGATCCATGACAGCCCAAACGTGCAACCTCAGGGTGAAAGCTCCGCAATGCATTTGGGAATTCAGGGAACCGAGCTGGCCCTCAAGAGCCTGGGCAGCACCCAGGCACTCAACATGATCTTCCTGGGGGCCTTGGCTGGCCTGACAAGGCTCGTATCATTGGGAGCCTTGGTTGATACTGCGCGTGAAGGAGTGTCACAGAGGTTTCGAGAAATGAACCAAAAGGCCTTGGAGCAAGGTTTTTCCCTGGGAGCAAAAGCCCGGGAGCAATGGGAGAAGAACAGAAAGGAATGGTTGGAAGATTTTAGAGTAGGGTGA
- a CDS encoding thiamine pyrophosphate-dependent enzyme produces the protein MARDMDAYLRQEIQSTPFCPGCGHGILMGAILRAIDGLGLPMEKMLFVSGIGCAAWIPSPHFKADTLHTLHGRAIAFATGAKLYNPELITLVVSGDGDLSSIGGNHLIHAARRNLDMTVICANNMIYGMTGGQVASTTPLGAQSSTTPWGNEEPPFDLCRLVASAGARYVARYAVVQPLLLQRAIQKGLKKRGFSFIEALSPCPTQFGRRNKMGDAAEVLKGLQASLVSRKHVSKMSQEELRDKVVYGEFVDG, from the coding sequence ATGGCCAGGGACATGGATGCTTACCTAAGGCAGGAGATTCAGTCCACCCCTTTTTGCCCAGGATGCGGCCATGGAATTCTGATGGGCGCCATTTTGAGGGCCATAGACGGACTCGGACTTCCCATGGAAAAAATGCTCTTTGTCTCAGGAATAGGTTGTGCGGCCTGGATCCCGTCTCCCCATTTCAAGGCCGACACCTTGCACACCCTACATGGAAGGGCCATAGCCTTTGCTACGGGAGCCAAGCTCTACAACCCTGAGCTGATAACCTTGGTGGTAAGCGGAGATGGAGATCTATCCTCCATAGGCGGGAATCATCTTATCCATGCAGCCAGAAGAAACCTGGACATGACAGTGATCTGTGCCAACAACATGATCTACGGCATGACCGGGGGGCAGGTGGCCTCCACAACTCCTCTTGGAGCTCAGAGTTCCACCACCCCTTGGGGAAACGAGGAGCCTCCTTTTGATCTTTGCAGGTTGGTGGCTTCGGCCGGAGCCAGGTACGTGGCACGCTACGCAGTGGTGCAACCTCTGCTGCTTCAAAGAGCAATTCAAAAGGGTTTGAAAAAAAGAGGGTTCTCATTCATTGAGGCCCTTTCTCCCTGTCCCACCCAGTTCGGAAGACGCAACAAGATGGGGGATGCGGCAGAGGTGCTCAAAGGGCTTCAAGCCTCTCTTGTTTCCAGAAAGCATGTTTCCAAGATGAGTCAGGAAGAACTAAGGGATAAAGTGGTTTACGGGGAGTTTGTGGATGGCTGA